The Candidatus Poribacteria bacterium region CAGGAATAGATCCGTTATTTCAAAACGATTCAGTTTCCCATTTACATCCACGCTTCGCTTGACCGGTTTCAGAACGTCACAGTAATAGCCGGTCCACTCGTTATTGAGATTATAGACCTTGCCGATATCATACCACAAGCCTGTAAATACAAACCAGACTGCGGCGAAGTTATCCGCCAAAACGGTCTTACCGTTCTGAACTATGGGTGAGGAAGGTTTAACCCGTTGAGACGTAACAATAACCGCATCGTCGAGGTAAAGTAATTCCTGTTGAAAGTGATTGACTCGATTGGGGGGTCTTTTATAGGTAAGTGTTACTGTTTCCATTTTTTAATGGTACCTTGCGGTTCGCTCAGGTAGGTTAGGCTCCTGAACGTTCCTCTCCGTATACCCGCTTTCCATTTCATTTCAAGC contains the following coding sequences:
- a CDS encoding DUF402 domain-containing protein translates to METVTLTYKRPPNRVNHFQQELLYLDDAVIVTSQRVKPSSPIVQNGKTVLADNFAAVWFVFTGLWYDIGKVYNLNNEWTGYYCDVLKPVKRSVDVNGKLNRFEITDLFLDLWINPDGTYEIQDEDEFEEAVQKGAIDAELEKKALEVLQALIAEVESGRMERRLQEIIHRVGFPDLQDYVETLSS